A genome region from Solirubrobacter pauli includes the following:
- a CDS encoding helix-turn-helix domain-containing protein: MAIAKNLRELRGGMSALELSRRSGVARNTIAALERGEGNPTIDTLYALADALGVPLAALLESAPASPLVVRAGAGTHVEGAALEAELLERFERPGVFGELYAIRFHAGRVREAPPHPFGVEERLHLLTGRVRVGPVGEAVELGPGDYAAYSGSVPHVYEALEDASGTLLMLTGRSSR; encoded by the coding sequence GTGGCGATCGCGAAGAACCTCAGGGAGCTCCGGGGCGGGATGTCCGCCCTGGAGCTTTCGCGCCGCTCAGGCGTCGCGCGCAACACGATCGCGGCCCTGGAGCGCGGTGAGGGCAACCCGACGATCGACACGCTGTACGCGCTGGCCGACGCGCTCGGCGTGCCGCTGGCGGCCCTGCTGGAGTCCGCTCCGGCGTCGCCGCTGGTCGTGCGGGCGGGAGCGGGCACGCACGTCGAGGGCGCGGCGCTGGAGGCCGAGCTGCTGGAGCGCTTCGAGCGGCCCGGCGTCTTCGGCGAGCTGTACGCGATCCGCTTCCACGCGGGGCGGGTGCGCGAGGCGCCGCCGCACCCGTTCGGCGTCGAGGAGCGGCTGCACCTGCTCACCGGGCGGGTGCGCGTGGGGCCGGTCGGCGAAGCGGTCGAGCTCGGCCCCGGCGACTACGCGGCCTACAGCGGCTCCGTCCCGCACGTCTACGAAGCGCTCGAGGACGCCTCGGGCACCCTGCTGATGCTGACCGGGAGGTCATCGCGATGA
- a CDS encoding S8 family serine peptidase: protein MRKAVLPAVLAAACAWAGTAQAQEVTTKADGAREKLDAGLQAKVDAGATETVPVLVTVSGDPGPVEALLSGEHTATTRKTSLVAGRVPVQAATKVASLDGVVSVGLVRFAKTGEPADRPDGHRRPSRAQLRDRHEGQKQTDVPYAQAPPLRRSNFDKLRKLDVLDARTHDFTGAWNAGFTGEGSTVGVLDGGTDFGHPDLIGTWQTWSGATDTDITDDGWNGWPKAFDPYGTLQLLLAPELVSGGLSWYTPTTAVSCPSLNPRGTCALRFGTRTGPSRNFDAPDGVAAHTYRFPRAWTKSGTVRLGSHPDDYLLQTYEERPAFLVVDSKRAGAYDTVYVDLDDDHDFSDEKPVTKASPASYRDMNGDGYTDVSGGLLYFISDGRTKIPGGIAEFGDDSKPAPGALLAWTGDFDPGIEGHGTLTASNVVGQAVINGKAPTFTDLPGGTYPGAVLGGAPKAKLAPYGDIYFSFETSTQLGYLFSVEHGIDVTSNSYGSSDADNDGYDAASQEADIIHGGSTTTPLFSTGNGAPGYGTTTAPSPSLGVSVGASTQFGATGWDSIARYSQVVDNDIAPFSNRGPGATGKPGVDLVADGSYSSGDATLNSVMDGQTAWETWGGTSRSTPVAAAATALVYQAWRKAHGAQPPTPDAAKRALKSSTEDLGYDTFTQGAGSLDAARAVKAASGGPTVSPDQWRVGDYRGKEYPVFTHVIAPGGSDTQTFDVSGGGSWNVSDRVLKKTSSTTLNLTTNTAAESPYTFNAPDYLVDVSNLVKQNPNADLMVLRAVYPHDQLDANGDYAADQTWRMLAYSWTDINRDGRLWTDRDRDGVVDKVASDRTNIDGEPLIDYRRSEIEQGEYVRFAYNNPTGNSLMVQVRDPKARMSDGIYLGFYHPGRSAAIPKTNFQIRVDFYTNQDWAWLTAPKTASGSLTAKVDVPAGTPYGMYQGAISLSRGADSMTVPVSVAVAAQPAQDADGNLTSAVTFGGTPYSNELYDNGSLYSGTDWAWRPESGSWRFYYYDLLKAPPPGTVFLADTTWDDPGPYTDLDTLIMGRSENQYQLFGGTAPFGAPYILDTVGKSQNTNIGAGTWAFDTATGGPREVITAPAQEGLQALVQHQVGWQGDKLEVPFKSTLGSANVSPSSVSVDAASDSGSFDVRFRSSVDLDGLAADAFGLSQPDVTTETAHQDDPADPSTASIKKTVTIAHASRLSVSTAYASNDVDLFVVYDANGDGAFTPDEIVASSATGTANESVNLVRPPDGRYQVWVHGYQVTGTPGITLTVNAIQGTDLKVTGLPDGPVPAGTTVTLHVAYAKAMTSAETYLGELLLGPKSAPTAFTVPIEVTKP, encoded by the coding sequence ATGCGCAAAGCGGTGCTGCCGGCCGTGCTGGCAGCGGCGTGCGCCTGGGCCGGGACGGCGCAGGCACAGGAAGTGACGACCAAGGCCGACGGCGCGCGGGAGAAGCTCGACGCCGGCCTGCAGGCGAAGGTGGACGCGGGCGCGACGGAGACGGTGCCCGTGCTCGTGACGGTCTCGGGTGATCCCGGGCCCGTCGAGGCGCTGCTGAGCGGCGAGCACACGGCCACGACCCGGAAGACCTCGCTGGTCGCCGGGCGGGTGCCGGTGCAGGCGGCGACGAAGGTCGCCTCGCTCGACGGCGTGGTCTCCGTGGGGTTGGTGCGCTTCGCCAAGACGGGCGAGCCCGCCGACCGGCCGGACGGCCATCGGCGACCTTCGCGCGCTCAGCTGCGCGACCGCCACGAGGGCCAGAAGCAGACCGACGTGCCGTACGCCCAGGCGCCGCCGCTACGGCGCTCGAACTTCGACAAGCTCCGCAAGCTCGACGTGCTCGACGCGCGCACGCACGACTTCACCGGCGCGTGGAACGCGGGCTTCACCGGCGAGGGCTCGACGGTCGGCGTGCTCGACGGCGGCACCGACTTCGGCCACCCGGACCTGATCGGCACCTGGCAGACGTGGTCGGGCGCGACCGACACGGACATCACCGACGACGGCTGGAACGGCTGGCCGAAGGCATTCGACCCGTACGGCACGCTCCAGCTGCTGCTCGCGCCGGAGCTCGTCAGCGGCGGGCTGTCCTGGTACACGCCGACGACCGCGGTGTCGTGCCCCTCGCTCAACCCGCGCGGCACGTGCGCGCTGCGCTTCGGCACCCGCACGGGCCCGTCGCGCAACTTCGACGCGCCGGACGGCGTGGCGGCGCACACCTACCGCTTCCCGCGGGCGTGGACGAAGTCGGGCACGGTGCGGCTGGGCTCGCACCCCGACGACTACCTGCTGCAGACCTACGAGGAGCGCCCCGCGTTCCTGGTGGTCGACAGCAAGCGGGCGGGAGCGTACGACACGGTCTACGTCGACCTCGACGACGACCACGACTTCTCCGACGAGAAGCCGGTCACGAAGGCGTCGCCCGCGTCCTACCGGGACATGAACGGCGACGGCTACACCGACGTGTCGGGCGGCCTCCTGTACTTCATCTCCGACGGCCGGACGAAGATCCCGGGCGGCATCGCCGAGTTCGGGGACGACTCGAAGCCCGCGCCCGGCGCGCTGCTGGCCTGGACGGGTGACTTCGACCCGGGCATCGAGGGGCACGGCACGCTGACGGCCTCCAACGTCGTCGGCCAGGCCGTGATCAACGGCAAGGCGCCGACGTTCACCGACCTGCCCGGCGGCACATACCCGGGCGCGGTGCTCGGCGGCGCGCCGAAGGCCAAGCTCGCGCCATACGGCGACATCTACTTCTCGTTCGAGACCTCGACCCAGCTCGGGTACCTGTTCTCGGTCGAGCACGGGATCGACGTCACCTCGAACTCCTACGGCTCCTCCGACGCCGACAACGACGGCTACGACGCCGCCTCGCAGGAGGCCGACATCATCCACGGGGGCTCGACGACGACGCCGCTGTTCTCGACCGGCAACGGCGCCCCCGGCTACGGGACGACGACCGCGCCGTCGCCGTCGCTCGGGGTGAGCGTCGGTGCCTCGACGCAGTTCGGCGCCACGGGCTGGGACTCGATCGCGCGCTACTCGCAGGTGGTCGACAACGACATCGCGCCGTTCTCGAACCGCGGGCCGGGCGCGACGGGCAAGCCCGGCGTGGACCTCGTCGCCGACGGCTCGTACTCGAGCGGCGACGCGACCTTGAACTCCGTGATGGACGGCCAGACGGCCTGGGAGACGTGGGGTGGCACCTCGCGCTCGACGCCGGTGGCGGCCGCCGCGACCGCGCTCGTCTACCAGGCGTGGCGCAAGGCCCACGGCGCCCAGCCTCCGACGCCGGACGCGGCCAAGCGGGCGCTGAAGTCCTCGACCGAGGACCTCGGCTATGACACGTTCACGCAGGGCGCCGGATCGCTCGACGCGGCCCGGGCCGTGAAGGCCGCGAGCGGCGGGCCGACGGTGTCGCCCGACCAGTGGCGCGTGGGCGACTACCGGGGCAAGGAGTACCCGGTCTTCACGCACGTGATCGCCCCGGGCGGCTCGGACACGCAGACGTTCGACGTGAGCGGCGGCGGGTCCTGGAACGTGTCCGATCGCGTCTTGAAGAAGACGTCGTCGACGACGCTGAACCTCACGACCAACACCGCCGCGGAGAGCCCGTACACGTTCAACGCGCCGGACTACCTGGTCGACGTCTCGAACCTCGTCAAGCAGAACCCCAATGCGGACCTGATGGTGCTGCGGGCGGTCTACCCGCACGACCAGCTCGACGCGAACGGCGACTACGCCGCCGATCAGACGTGGCGGATGCTCGCCTACTCGTGGACGGACATCAACCGCGACGGGCGGCTGTGGACGGACCGCGACCGCGACGGCGTCGTCGACAAGGTCGCGTCCGACCGGACCAACATCGACGGCGAGCCGCTGATCGACTACCGGCGCTCGGAGATCGAGCAGGGCGAGTACGTGCGGTTCGCCTACAACAACCCGACCGGCAACTCGCTCATGGTCCAGGTGCGCGACCCGAAGGCGCGGATGTCCGACGGCATCTACCTCGGCTTCTACCACCCGGGCCGCAGCGCGGCGATCCCGAAGACGAACTTCCAGATCCGGGTCGACTTCTACACCAACCAGGACTGGGCGTGGCTGACCGCGCCCAAGACGGCCTCCGGGTCCTTGACCGCGAAGGTGGACGTGCCGGCCGGAACGCCCTACGGCATGTACCAGGGCGCGATCTCGCTCTCGCGCGGGGCGGACTCGATGACCGTGCCGGTGTCGGTCGCCGTGGCGGCGCAGCCGGCGCAGGACGCCGACGGCAACCTCACGAGCGCGGTGACGTTCGGCGGGACGCCGTACTCGAACGAGCTCTACGACAACGGGTCGCTCTACTCCGGCACGGACTGGGCGTGGCGACCGGAGTCGGGCTCGTGGCGCTTCTACTACTACGACCTGCTCAAGGCACCGCCGCCGGGGACGGTGTTCCTGGCCGACACGACCTGGGACGACCCCGGGCCCTACACGGACCTGGACACGCTGATCATGGGCCGGTCGGAGAACCAGTACCAGCTGTTCGGCGGCACGGCCCCGTTCGGCGCGCCGTACATCCTCGACACGGTCGGCAAGTCGCAGAACACGAACATCGGCGCCGGCACGTGGGCGTTCGACACCGCCACGGGCGGGCCGCGCGAGGTGATCACCGCGCCCGCGCAGGAGGGCCTGCAGGCGCTGGTCCAGCACCAGGTCGGCTGGCAGGGCGACAAGCTCGAGGTGCCCTTCAAGTCGACGCTCGGCTCGGCGAACGTGTCGCCGTCGTCGGTGTCGGTCGACGCCGCGTCCGACTCGGGCAGCTTCGACGTGCGCTTCCGCTCGAGCGTGGATCTGGACGGGCTGGCCGCCGACGCGTTCGGGCTCTCGCAGCCGGACGTGACGACCGAGACCGCGCACCAGGACGATCCGGCCGACCCGTCGACCGCGTCGATCAAGAAGACCGTGACGATCGCCCACGCCTCACGGCTGAGCGTGTCGACCGCGTACGCGTCCAACGACGTCGACCTGTTCGTCGTCTACGACGCGAACGGCGACGGCGCGTTCACGCCGGACGAGATCGTGGCGTCGTCGGCGACCGGCACGGCGAACGAGTCCGTCAACCTCGTGCGCCCGCCGGACGGCCGGTACCAGGTATGGGTGCACGGCTACCAGGTGACCGGCACGCCGGGCATCACGCTCACGGTCAACGCCATCCAGGGCACCGACCTGAAGGTCACCGGGCTGCCCGACGGACCGGTGCCGGCGGGCACGACGGTGACGCTGCACGTCGCGTATGCGAAGGCGATGACGTCCGCGGAGACCTACCTGGGCGAGCTGCTGCTGGGCCCGAAGAGCGCGCCGACGGCGTTCACGGTGCCGATCGAGGTGACCAAGCCGTAG
- a CDS encoding OmpA family protein: MRPEHEAGEHQREDQRAARIPDVAPDVPQSTHDRLLGLQQQVGNAAFGRMVSRWKAGKAILAREDIPTEAEIAEAEAWAAEGKRSGKDLTPGAGGSGLNNAPGGFDAEYDPKLGELTIIMRCGVEFVDGISKAGVARPGLEKELEKANALPTEVQRQQRLALFRWGEGEDAIDKTTFRTDVENEVEPFWSGKHQFFMRKKGWSWLGATVKVDLKVDNKSRLPDAHLTMKPVKVPDTVSLGANVEPGAATNARDQVMNVTSNVNASGSFLNHFVTFDVGQSAIKAGQDTKLQKVIDTFKGAETAPGSGVADARSIQTPVFLTGHASKTGNADLNQRLSEERARSVEAFMKAHGFVNTEVRTAEMGVGDTEATGGEVEQDRRVDIQIGSGNSQNTLRHEFGHAFGLGDEYASTPLVSPGQTPAQGTPAMGDTATHDNLVKNMVDAGGTPLKGAVCEPTDSIMSVGDVVRPQHYATFHASLTKITEPHGPWALGSPTAKNEALPGAAGAGGTAPTPDPDAVPV, encoded by the coding sequence GTGAGACCGGAGCACGAGGCGGGCGAGCACCAGCGCGAAGACCAGCGCGCCGCCCGCATACCGGACGTCGCCCCCGACGTCCCGCAGTCCACCCACGACCGGCTGCTCGGCCTCCAGCAGCAGGTCGGGAACGCCGCCTTCGGCCGGATGGTGAGCCGCTGGAAGGCGGGGAAGGCGATCCTCGCGCGCGAGGACATCCCGACCGAGGCCGAGATCGCCGAGGCGGAGGCGTGGGCCGCCGAGGGCAAGCGCAGCGGCAAGGACCTCACGCCGGGCGCCGGCGGCTCCGGGCTGAACAACGCGCCGGGCGGCTTCGACGCCGAGTACGACCCCAAGCTCGGCGAACTGACGATCATCATGCGCTGCGGCGTCGAGTTCGTCGACGGCATCTCCAAGGCCGGCGTCGCCCGTCCGGGGCTGGAGAAGGAGCTCGAGAAGGCCAACGCGCTCCCGACCGAGGTGCAGCGCCAGCAGCGGCTCGCGCTGTTCCGCTGGGGCGAGGGCGAGGACGCGATCGACAAGACCACCTTCCGCACCGACGTGGAGAACGAGGTCGAGCCGTTCTGGAGCGGCAAGCACCAGTTCTTCATGCGCAAGAAGGGCTGGAGCTGGCTCGGCGCGACCGTCAAGGTGGACCTGAAGGTCGACAACAAGTCGCGGCTGCCCGACGCGCACCTGACCATGAAGCCCGTCAAGGTGCCGGACACCGTCAGCCTGGGCGCGAACGTCGAGCCGGGCGCGGCGACCAACGCGCGCGACCAGGTCATGAACGTCACGAGCAACGTGAACGCCTCGGGCTCGTTCCTGAACCACTTCGTGACGTTCGACGTCGGCCAGTCGGCCATCAAGGCCGGCCAGGACACGAAGCTGCAGAAGGTGATCGACACGTTCAAGGGCGCGGAGACCGCGCCCGGGTCCGGCGTCGCCGACGCCCGCTCGATCCAGACGCCCGTGTTCCTCACCGGCCACGCGAGCAAGACCGGCAACGCCGACCTCAACCAGCGGCTCTCCGAGGAGCGCGCCCGCTCCGTCGAGGCGTTCATGAAGGCCCACGGGTTCGTCAACACCGAGGTGCGGACGGCCGAGATGGGCGTCGGGGACACTGAGGCCACCGGCGGCGAGGTCGAGCAGGACCGGCGCGTGGACATCCAGATCGGCAGCGGGAACAGCCAGAACACGCTCCGGCACGAGTTCGGCCACGCGTTCGGCCTGGGTGACGAGTACGCGTCGACGCCGCTCGTCAGCCCCGGTCAGACGCCCGCGCAGGGCACGCCCGCGATGGGCGACACCGCGACCCATGACAACCTCGTCAAGAACATGGTCGACGCGGGCGGCACGCCGCTCAAGGGCGCCGTCTGCGAGCCCACCGACTCGATCATGTCCGTCGGCGACGTCGTGCGCCCGCAACACTACGCGACGTTCCACGCCTCGCTGACCAAGATCACGGAGCCGCACGGCCCCTGGGCGCTCGGCTCGCCCACGGCGAAGAACGAGGCGCTGCCCGGCGCCGCCGGGGCGGGCGGGACCGCGCCGACGCCCGACCCCGACGCCGTCCCCGTGTGA
- a CDS encoding PRC-barrel domain-containing protein, which yields MPDLDTVLAWRGKTVVDRDGEKAGNLGALYLDEQDRPAYAGVQTGLFRRRESMVPLDGARELGEDVQVPYTLDQIREAPNVDADVNLTDEEQDRLAAHYGEPTQILEGDTGPEAEMVRSEEEVSFGVEPAKPRERVRLRKHTVVEHVEQTVPVRREEIRLEHEPPPEGKIVDVQDADEGEAPERGASR from the coding sequence ATGCCTGATCTCGACACCGTGCTGGCCTGGCGTGGCAAGACCGTCGTCGACCGCGACGGCGAGAAGGCCGGGAACCTGGGCGCCCTCTACCTCGACGAGCAGGACCGTCCCGCCTACGCGGGTGTGCAGACCGGCCTGTTCCGCCGCCGCGAGTCGATGGTCCCGCTCGACGGCGCGCGCGAGCTCGGCGAGGACGTGCAAGTGCCGTACACGCTCGACCAGATCCGCGAGGCGCCGAACGTCGACGCCGACGTCAACCTGACCGACGAAGAGCAGGACCGGCTCGCCGCGCACTACGGCGAGCCGACGCAGATCCTCGAGGGCGACACCGGGCCCGAGGCGGAGATGGTGCGCTCGGAGGAGGAGGTCAGCTTCGGCGTGGAGCCGGCCAAGCCGCGCGAGCGCGTGCGGCTGCGCAAGCACACGGTGGTGGAGCACGTGGAGCAGACCGTGCCGGTCCGCCGTGAGGAGATCCGCCTCGAGCACGAGCCGCCGCCCGAGGGGAAGATCGTCGACGTCCAGGACGCCGACGAGGGCGAGGCGCCCGAGCGGGGCGCCTCGCGGTGA
- a CDS encoding DUF2382 domain-containing protein: MATYAREDVLSWRGQDLVDNDGDKIGTIEDIYLDRETDEPEWAVVTTGLFGTKRSFVPLQNAQASGDGVRVPFEKAQVKDAPKVDADGELSHEEERALYQHYGREYRDFDGDRDRDAGVLDRDHDRDHDRDTTRGEVGGPGTDTSGPNTDSAMTRSEEELHVGTTEREAGRVRLKKYVVEDQVTETVPVRREEVRLEREPITDANRGDALDGPDISEEEHEVTLRAEEPVVEKRTVPKERVRLEKDVETEQREVSETVRSERIDVDDDNRR, translated from the coding sequence ATGGCGACGTACGCCCGCGAGGACGTGCTCAGTTGGCGCGGCCAGGACCTGGTCGACAACGACGGCGACAAGATCGGCACGATCGAGGACATCTACCTCGACCGGGAGACCGACGAGCCGGAATGGGCGGTGGTCACCACCGGCCTGTTCGGGACCAAGCGCAGCTTCGTCCCGCTGCAGAACGCGCAGGCGTCGGGTGATGGTGTCCGCGTCCCGTTCGAGAAGGCGCAGGTCAAGGACGCGCCGAAGGTCGACGCCGACGGCGAGCTCTCCCACGAGGAGGAGCGCGCGCTCTACCAGCACTACGGGCGCGAGTACCGCGACTTCGACGGCGACCGCGACCGCGACGCCGGCGTGCTCGACCGCGACCACGATCGCGACCATGACCGCGACACGACCCGCGGCGAGGTCGGCGGCCCCGGCACCGACACGAGCGGCCCGAACACCGACAGCGCGATGACGCGCTCGGAGGAGGAGCTGCACGTCGGCACCACGGAGCGCGAAGCCGGCCGCGTCCGGCTGAAGAAGTACGTGGTCGAGGACCAGGTCACCGAGACGGTGCCGGTCCGCCGCGAGGAGGTCCGCCTCGAGCGCGAGCCGATCACCGACGCGAACCGCGGTGACGCGCTCGACGGCCCGGACATCTCCGAGGAGGAGCACGAGGTGACGCTCCGCGCCGAGGAGCCCGTCGTCGAGAAGCGCACGGTGCCCAAGGAGCGCGTGCGCCTCGAGAAGGACGTCGAGACCGAGCAGCGCGAGGTCTCCGAGACGGTGCGCTCCGAGCGCATCGACGTCGACGACGACAACCGCCGCTGA
- the glyA gene encoding serine hydroxymethyltransferase has product MPTPIALADPRVAELIAAETARQHDTLCLIPSENHVSPAVLAATGSVLTNKYSEGYPGRRYYQGNAVVDGIEELAASRARELFGVEHANVQPLSGAPANLAVYAAFLDPGDTVLGMALDAGGHLTHGWGVSVTGKWFRAVRYGVRRDTGTVDLDEVRALARRERPKLIWCGGTAIPRTIDFAGFAAIAEEVGAVLAADVAHIAGLIAGGAHPSPTGHVDVIATTTHKTLRGPRGAMLLTGEQHARAIDRAVFPGLQGGPHDHTTAAIAVALHEAAQPAFTTYAHAIVANAQALAAALAERGFDLVSGGTDNHLLLVDLTAKGVAGRPAAEALEQAGLVANSNAVPFDPRPPLDPSGLRLGTPAITTRGLRPEHMPELARWIDEAVTATGDTDTLDRVRGEVTELARAFPPPA; this is encoded by the coding sequence ATGCCCACCCCGATTGCCCTCGCCGACCCGCGCGTCGCCGAGCTGATCGCCGCGGAGACCGCGCGCCAGCACGACACGCTGTGCCTGATCCCGTCGGAGAACCACGTCTCCCCGGCCGTGCTCGCCGCCACCGGGTCCGTGCTCACGAACAAGTACTCCGAGGGCTACCCCGGCCGCCGCTACTACCAGGGCAACGCGGTCGTCGACGGGATCGAGGAGCTGGCGGCGAGCCGCGCCCGTGAGCTGTTCGGCGTCGAGCACGCGAACGTCCAGCCGCTGTCCGGAGCGCCCGCGAACCTCGCCGTCTACGCCGCGTTCCTCGACCCCGGCGACACCGTGCTCGGGATGGCGCTGGACGCCGGCGGGCACCTCACCCACGGCTGGGGCGTCTCGGTCACCGGCAAGTGGTTCCGCGCCGTGCGCTACGGCGTGCGGCGGGACACCGGCACCGTCGACCTCGACGAGGTGCGCGCGCTCGCACGCAGGGAGCGCCCGAAGCTGATCTGGTGCGGCGGCACCGCGATCCCGCGCACGATCGACTTCGCCGGCTTCGCGGCGATCGCCGAGGAGGTCGGCGCGGTGCTGGCCGCCGACGTCGCGCACATCGCCGGCCTGATCGCCGGCGGCGCGCATCCCTCCCCCACGGGTCACGTGGACGTCATCGCGACCACGACCCACAAGACCCTGCGCGGCCCGCGCGGCGCGATGCTCCTGACGGGCGAGCAGCACGCACGCGCCATCGACCGGGCGGTGTTCCCGGGTCTGCAGGGTGGCCCGCACGACCACACCACCGCGGCGATCGCGGTCGCGCTCCACGAGGCCGCGCAGCCCGCCTTCACCACCTACGCGCACGCGATCGTCGCCAACGCGCAGGCGCTCGCCGCCGCCCTGGCCGAGCGCGGCTTCGACCTCGTCTCGGGCGGCACCGACAACCACCTGCTGCTCGTCGACCTCACCGCCAAGGGCGTCGCCGGGCGCCCCGCCGCCGAAGCCCTCGAGCAGGCCGGCCTCGTCGCCAACTCCAACGCCGTCCCGTTCGACCCCCGTCCGCCGCTCGACCCGTCCGGCCTGCGCCTCGGCACCCCGGCGATCACCACCCGCGGCCTGCGCCCCGAGCACATGCCCGAGCTCGCCCGCTGGATCGACGAGGCCGTCACCGCGACCGGCGACACCGACACGCTCGACCGCGTCCGCGGCGAGGTGACCGAGCTGGCGCGAGCCTTCCCGCCGCCCGCCTAA
- a CDS encoding cupin domain-containing protein codes for MLELTPGQGELIGDSADRTVELLAELDAVHATLSRFAPGRDGADLHVHRGHTDVFVVLEGTLTLKVEGGARTAGAGTIVLVPPMVAHGFRNAGAVDLWYVNLHMPGTGFGDYMRGLRDRRRVPFDQHDPPAGGAGLRPADEIVIAPSPVALGATPIVLDADGTVTVGDHLRIRRS; via the coding sequence ATGCTGGAGTTGACGCCGGGACAGGGTGAGCTGATCGGGGACTCGGCGGATCGGACCGTCGAGCTGCTGGCCGAGCTGGATGCCGTGCACGCGACGCTGTCGCGCTTCGCGCCGGGCCGCGACGGGGCGGACCTACACGTGCACCGCGGGCACACCGACGTCTTCGTGGTCCTGGAAGGGACGCTGACGCTGAAGGTCGAAGGCGGTGCGCGGACCGCGGGCGCGGGGACCATCGTGCTCGTCCCGCCCATGGTCGCCCACGGGTTCCGCAACGCCGGCGCCGTCGACCTCTGGTACGTGAACCTGCACATGCCGGGCACCGGCTTCGGCGACTACATGCGCGGCCTGCGGGACCGGCGGCGCGTGCCGTTCGACCAGCACGACCCGCCCGCCGGCGGCGCGGGCCTGCGCCCCGCGGACGAGATCGTGATCGCGCCGTCACCCGTCGCGCTCGGCGCCACGCCGATCGTGCTCGACGCGGACGGCACGGTCACGGTGGGCGATCACCTGCGCATCCGCAGGTCATAG